Proteins encoded together in one Luteimonas fraxinea window:
- a CDS encoding LysM peptidoglycan-binding domain-containing protein → MTSSRIPDAHPMRTYVVRKGDSLSGIAESELGAQDRWCELFDANRDVLDDPDALHAGQVLQLPAA, encoded by the coding sequence ATGACTTCTTCCCGCATTCCCGACGCACACCCGATGCGCACCTATGTCGTGCGCAAGGGCGACAGCCTGTCCGGAATCGCCGAATCCGAACTCGGCGCGCAGGACCGCTGGTGCGAGCTGTTCGACGCCAACCGCGACGTGCTCGATGATCCCGATGCCCTCCACGCCGGCCAGGTGCTGCAACTGCCTGCCGCGTGA
- the queF gene encoding NADPH-dependent 7-cyano-7-deazaguanine reductase QueF (Catalyzes the NADPH-dependent reduction of 7-cyano-7-deazaguanine (preQ0) to 7-aminomethyl-7-deazaguanine (preQ1) in queuosine biosynthesis) yields MSPRTPIAAAPPIPLGREVAYPRHYDPGLLFPIARTLGRAEIGIGATLPFIGHDRWHAYELSWLDTRGKPVVATATITVPGDSPHLVESKSLKLYLNSLNHTRFDTADAVLARVIQDLSQSAGAPVDVVFGLPAMDDIAHDGASIDSLDVEIASYGPPDASLLAADAGEIVEERLTSALLKSNCPVTGQPDWASLHIAYRGPRIDRATLLQYLVSFRDHAEFHEQCVERVFVDLLARCRPQTLSVEARYTRRGGLDINPWRATPGHAMPARLRDERQ; encoded by the coding sequence ATGTCCCCCCGAACCCCCATTGCGGCCGCGCCGCCCATTCCGCTCGGCCGCGAGGTCGCCTATCCGCGTCATTACGATCCCGGCCTGCTGTTCCCGATCGCGCGCACGCTTGGTCGCGCCGAGATCGGCATCGGCGCGACGCTGCCCTTCATCGGCCACGACCGCTGGCACGCCTACGAACTGAGCTGGCTGGATACGCGCGGCAAGCCGGTCGTGGCGACGGCGACGATCACCGTGCCGGGCGATTCGCCGCATCTGGTCGAGTCGAAGTCGCTGAAGCTTTATCTCAACTCGCTCAACCACACGCGCTTCGACACGGCCGACGCGGTTCTCGCGCGTGTCATCCAGGACTTGTCGCAGTCCGCCGGCGCGCCTGTCGATGTGGTGTTCGGTCTGCCGGCCATGGACGACATCGCGCACGACGGCGCATCGATCGACAGTCTCGATGTCGAGATCGCGAGCTACGGCCCGCCCGATGCCTCGCTGCTCGCGGCCGACGCTGGCGAGATCGTCGAGGAACGCCTGACCTCGGCGTTGCTGAAGTCGAACTGCCCGGTCACCGGCCAGCCGGACTGGGCGAGCCTGCACATCGCCTATCGCGGGCCGCGCATCGATCGCGCCACGCTTCTGCAGTATCTGGTGTCGTTCCGCGATCACGCCGAATTCCACGAGCAGTGCGTCGAGCGCGTGTTCGTCGACCTGCTGGCGCGCTGCCGGCCGCAGACGCTGTCGGTCGAAGCGCGTTACACGCGGCGCGGCGGGCTGGATATCAATCCATGGCGCGCGACGCCCGGCCATGCGATGCCTGCGCGCCTGCGCGACGAACGGCAGTAG
- a CDS encoding M20 family metallopeptidase — protein sequence MHRLATALLCACAALPVLSHAQASQRPEVASAATALQARVVDWRRDIHQHPELGNRETRTAALVAEHLRSLGLEPKTGIAHTGVTAVLKGGRPGPKIALRADMDALPVTEQTGLPFASTATTTYRGEPTGVMHACGHDAHVAILMGVAEALVGMREQLAGEVLFVFQPAEEGPPDDEDGGASMMLAEGIFRDFKPDAIFGLHVFSTLQAGQLGVRGGPLMAASDRFNIKVIGRQTHGSRPWGGIDPIVAAADLIGTAQTIVSRRTNISTLPAVVSFGAIKGGIRYNIIPDSVELVGTIRTFDEGVRSDIFADLKNVAEHVAAAHGATVEAHVPDSTGNPVTVNDPALTTRLLPSLQAVAGAENVVETPLNMGAEDFAYYAKEVPAMFFFVGATAAGKDPATAPSNHSPQFDLDESALDLGLRAMLQVSLDYLDAGES from the coding sequence GCAGGCGTCGCAACGTCCCGAAGTCGCCAGCGCCGCGACCGCGCTGCAGGCCAGGGTCGTCGACTGGCGCCGTGACATCCACCAGCATCCCGAGCTTGGCAACCGGGAGACGCGTACCGCGGCGCTGGTCGCCGAGCATCTGCGTAGCCTCGGCCTCGAACCGAAAACCGGCATCGCGCATACCGGCGTGACCGCCGTGCTCAAGGGCGGCCGCCCCGGCCCGAAGATCGCACTGCGCGCCGACATGGACGCGTTGCCGGTCACCGAACAGACCGGCCTGCCCTTCGCGTCCACCGCGACCACGACCTACCGCGGCGAACCCACCGGCGTCATGCACGCCTGCGGCCACGATGCGCACGTCGCGATCCTGATGGGCGTGGCCGAAGCCCTGGTCGGCATGCGCGAGCAGCTGGCGGGCGAGGTGCTGTTCGTGTTCCAGCCCGCCGAGGAAGGCCCGCCCGACGACGAGGACGGCGGCGCGTCGATGATGCTGGCCGAGGGCATCTTCCGCGACTTCAAACCGGACGCGATCTTCGGCCTGCATGTGTTCTCGACGCTGCAGGCCGGCCAGCTCGGCGTGCGCGGCGGCCCGCTGATGGCCGCGTCGGACCGTTTCAACATCAAGGTCATCGGCCGGCAGACGCACGGCTCGCGGCCCTGGGGCGGCATCGATCCGATCGTCGCCGCGGCCGATCTGATCGGCACCGCGCAGACCATCGTCAGCCGCCGTACCAACATCTCGACGTTGCCGGCAGTGGTGAGCTTCGGCGCGATCAAGGGCGGCATCCGCTACAACATCATTCCCGACAGCGTCGAACTGGTCGGCACGATCCGCACCTTCGACGAAGGCGTGCGCAGCGACATCTTCGCCGACCTCAAGAACGTCGCCGAACACGTGGCCGCCGCGCATGGCGCCACCGTCGAGGCGCACGTGCCCGACTCCACCGGCAACCCCGTCACCGTCAACGACCCTGCCCTGACCACGCGCCTGCTGCCGAGCCTGCAGGCCGTTGCCGGCGCGGAGAACGTCGTCGAAACCCCGCTCAACATGGGCGCCGAAGATTTCGCGTACTACGCGAAGGAAGTGCCGGCGATGTTCTTCTTCGTCGGCGCGACCGCGGCAGGCAAGGACCCGGCGACCGCGCCGAGCAACCATTCGCCGCAGTTCGATCTCGACGAGTCGGCGCTGGATCTCGGGCTGCGCGCGATGCTGCAGGTCAGTCTGGATTATCTGGATGCGGGAGAGAGCTGA